TGCCGCAATCCGCATTCGAACAGTCTAGCGAACGTCTCGTCCTCCCCGGCGCAGAAGCACTCGACCCGAGCTTCAGAAGCACATACACTCAGCAGGCAGGTATAACGACGAGCCGGAGAACCAGAAGACCATGACCGCCCAAGCCACCACGACTCCCAGCGCCCAGACCCTTTCGCAGCTCAACGACCACTTCGGCCTCGCCGGTGTGCTCGCCTTCCGGGAGAAGGATGGACTTCTGTTCGCCGACATCACGACCCCCGCCGCGACCGGCAGCCTGTGCCTTCAGGGCGCGCATCTGCTCGCGTGGCAACCAGCGGGGCAGCAGCCGGTGATCTTCCTGAGCCAGAAATCGGATATGACGCCGGGTAAGCCGATTCGAGGCGGTGTGCCGCTCCTCTTCCCGTGGTTCGGACCACGGCACGATGGCAAGGAAGGGCCGATGCACGGATTCGCGCGCACGCAGAACTGGAATCTTCAGTTCGCTGCGCTGGCAGGGGAAGACCTGCACCTAACCTTTACGCAGGGTCCGACCGACCTCACCCGCTCGCTCGGCTTCGATCACTTTCGCCTCGCCTACGAGGTTGCGATCGGGCACACGTTGAAGCTCAAGCTGACGGTCGCCAACGATGGCGCCGAGCCCCTGCTCTTCGAGGAAGGAATGCACAGCTACTTCTGCGTGCAGGACGTTCACGAGATCACGATCACCGGACTTGATGGCACGACCTACATCGACAAGAAGGACGAGTTCAAGAAGAAGCCGCAGGTCGCCGGCCCCATGCACATCACCGCGCCGACCGATCGCGTCTATCTCGATACGACGTCTTCCCTGGTCATCCATGATCCGGCGGAGCGCCGAGAGATCACCATCGAAAAGGTGAACTCCGACACCACGGTGGTGTGGAACCCGTGGGGCGAGATGCCGGATATCCAGCCGAATGGATGGCACGAGTTCGTGTGCGTCGAGACGGTAAACGCGGGCGATCAGTCGATCTCGCTCGCGCCGGGCAAGACGCACACGATGGAGAGCCATGTCTCGGTCAAGAAGCTGACGGTTTAGGCGTCGGCGGGCTTGAGCGCCGCCAGGAGAGCGTCGTCGATGATGCCGGTCGGGGTGACGCCGATGGATGTCTGAAACGCCTTGACGGCGCTGGCGGTCCCTGGGCCGGCGACTCCGTCTATTCCATTCGGATTGAAGCCCTTGAACTGTAGATAGATCTGGGCGGCCCGCACGTTGAGATCAGGGAACGTGCCTGTCTGGAACTTCTGGTAGCAGGTGTTGAGCTTATCGTCGTAGTGGTTGATGGCGTAGTTCGGTCCGTTGTATCCGCGGGCGAAGGAAGCCCAGTCATGCGCGGCGAGGAATCTGTCGAGACGATTGGCGATGAGGAAGCTGACCATCGCGGCGAGATGAGCGTCCTCGGAGTTGGTCATCGCGGTTACCATGCTCGCCGCATCGTCGAAGCCTGCGGCTTTGTGGTTCGCGCCCATAATTTGACCCATTCCCCAGGAAGCGCTCTGGAGTGCGGCATCCTGGTTGAGGCCATACGCCTCCTGGAGGCGGAGGTACTGGTTCGCTCCGATCGCGCCGTAGCCGCCCTGTATCGGGTTGCTGATGCCTGGATGTGTGGCGTCGTACTGGTGGTTCGTCAGACGCGAGAAGTAATGCCGCTCGAAGAGGATCTGCGGCCGGCGATCGGGAAGGAAACCCGTCCCTTTGGTCTCGACCGAGAGTACGGCCCAGATCTCGGGTACCTGAACGTTCAACGTGGATGCTGCGGCAGCGAGACCATCTGAGGTCAACGCAAGACTTTGTCCCTGGAAGCTCATGATTGCTCCTGAAAGTTCTCTGTGTCGGGCCGGTGTGCTCTTCGTAGACTGCGGAAGAATAGCACTCTCTGACTACGTGGTAGTGCAAGATTCGGATCAAACGTTTCAGCAACTTATCTCTCTGGTAGAGTTCGAGTATTCCGTCCGGAACAGGCAGGGAGGACAGGGGCACGATGAGCCGACAGTATTTCTCGAACAACCCATCCCGCCCGTTCAGCGATGCCGTTCTGATCGATGGGCGGACGCTTTATCTCTCCGGACGCATCGGCCTTCTGCCCGAAGTCGACGCCGTGCCCGAGAGCGCGGATGATGAAGCGCATCTCGTTTTGCAGGATGTCCAGAGGATCCTCGGAGACGCCGGCATGGGCATGGAGCATCTTGTCTTCCTGCAGATCTTCAGCCCGGACGTATCGCTCTGGGGAGCGTTCAACGTGGTCTACCGCCAGTACTTCGACGGCCCGATGCCTCCGCGGTCGTTCCTTGGCTCCGGGCCCCTGTTATTCGGAGCTCGCTTCGAGGTACAGGGAATCGCGGTGAAAGACAGCGAGTCTGCGTCGTCCTGACGAGAGGGATACAGTGATGAGGATGACACGGAGGCAGATTGCGAAAGGGATGGGCATGGCGGCGCTCGGAAACCTGGCGGCTGCCCGGGTGACGGGCTCCGTCGTCGAATCGAACGCTCTTCCCGCCCGCTCGGAGTTCGCGACGGATCAGTATGAGACGTGCCTGAACAACGCGCGCTGGCACCCGTTGAGCCACGGGGCGAAGCAAGCGGTCATTGCTTACCTCGAGTACAAGCAGCGCGGCATCTGGAATCCGC
This genomic window from Granulicella sibirica contains:
- a CDS encoding RidA family protein, translated to MSRQYFSNNPSRPFSDAVLIDGRTLYLSGRIGLLPEVDAVPESADDEAHLVLQDVQRILGDAGMGMEHLVFLQIFSPDVSLWGAFNVVYRQYFDGPMPPRSFLGSGPLLFGARFEVQGIAVKDSESASS
- a CDS encoding N-acetylmuramidase domain-containing protein, yielding MSFQGQSLALTSDGLAAAASTLNVQVPEIWAVLSVETKGTGFLPDRRPQILFERHYFSRLTNHQYDATHPGISNPIQGGYGAIGANQYLRLQEAYGLNQDAALQSASWGMGQIMGANHKAAGFDDAASMVTAMTNSEDAHLAAMVSFLIANRLDRFLAAHDWASFARGYNGPNYAINHYDDKLNTCYQKFQTGTFPDLNVRAAQIYLQFKGFNPNGIDGVAGPGTASAVKAFQTSIGVTPTGIIDDALLAALKPADA
- a CDS encoding D-hexose-6-phosphate mutarotase → MTAQATTTPSAQTLSQLNDHFGLAGVLAFREKDGLLFADITTPAATGSLCLQGAHLLAWQPAGQQPVIFLSQKSDMTPGKPIRGGVPLLFPWFGPRHDGKEGPMHGFARTQNWNLQFAALAGEDLHLTFTQGPTDLTRSLGFDHFRLAYEVAIGHTLKLKLTVANDGAEPLLFEEGMHSYFCVQDVHEITITGLDGTTYIDKKDEFKKKPQVAGPMHITAPTDRVYLDTTSSLVIHDPAERREITIEKVNSDTTVVWNPWGEMPDIQPNGWHEFVCVETVNAGDQSISLAPGKTHTMESHVSVKKLTV